One part of the Actinomyces howellii genome encodes these proteins:
- a CDS encoding AAA family ATPase → MRSPLDSPFSPGSDTVPTVWAGRAPQLSDWRDILRPRRVAGLHERGRTILGEAGSGKSSLVRRIARDAADAGDWVTPQLRIPSGTDPIKRVASALLDLSSTAGLPHAREERIATMLGRVESVAASGISLSVRPGSGPDPYTALTDLLIEIGRAAIRQRDVMVVVHVDEVQNITDERARSQLLIALGDALAHEETVNAPGGAQVERGLPIAVYLTGLPEFADMAGARTGATFARRFQTTTLEAIDEDALMTALQPFVTEGWTVADEDGRIEPVLMEPAAQRAIVELSCGEPFLFQLAGERAWYAGTGNLITVEHVRTGWRGAAAEAEAHVQRVLDRLPDRERQFLHVMGELAPEERSLTRIAQAMGYARSTDAGPTAQRLDLTRRIIRRGRPYRFRHRAIEAYLTSQWP, encoded by the coding sequence ATGAGGTCTCCGCTTGACTCCCCGTTCAGCCCAGGCTCGGACACGGTGCCCACGGTGTGGGCAGGTCGCGCCCCCCAGCTCAGCGACTGGCGGGACATCCTTCGCCCGCGGCGTGTCGCAGGCCTTCACGAGCGTGGTCGCACGATCCTCGGAGAGGCAGGCTCGGGAAAGTCCTCACTCGTTCGTCGGATCGCACGCGACGCGGCCGATGCCGGAGACTGGGTGACACCGCAGCTGCGCATCCCCTCCGGCACGGACCCCATCAAGCGGGTTGCCTCGGCCCTGCTGGACCTGTCCTCGACAGCGGGACTTCCCCACGCGCGGGAGGAGCGCATCGCGACCATGCTCGGCAGGGTCGAGAGCGTCGCCGCCTCCGGGATCTCGCTGTCTGTCCGCCCGGGAAGCGGGCCCGACCCGTACACCGCCCTGACCGACCTGCTGATCGAGATCGGTCGCGCGGCGATCCGCCAGCGCGACGTCATGGTGGTCGTCCACGTCGACGAGGTCCAGAACATCACCGACGAGAGGGCACGCTCCCAGCTGCTCATCGCCCTCGGCGACGCACTTGCCCACGAGGAGACCGTCAACGCCCCTGGAGGAGCCCAGGTCGAGCGGGGTCTGCCGATCGCCGTCTACCTCACGGGCCTGCCCGAGTTCGCCGACATGGCCGGCGCGCGGACGGGCGCCACCTTCGCGCGCAGGTTCCAGACCACCACCCTTGAGGCGATCGACGAGGACGCGCTCATGACAGCGCTCCAGCCCTTCGTCACCGAGGGCTGGACCGTGGCCGACGAGGACGGCAGGATCGAGCCGGTGCTCATGGAGCCCGCCGCGCAGCGCGCCATCGTCGAGCTGTCCTGCGGGGAGCCTTTCCTCTTCCAGCTCGCTGGGGAACGGGCCTGGTACGCAGGAACCGGCAACCTCATCACCGTCGAGCACGTCAGAACCGGGTGGCGCGGCGCGGCCGCCGAGGCCGAGGCGCACGTCCAGCGCGTCCTCGATCGGCTCCCCGATCGCGAGCGGCAGTTCCTCCACGTCATGGGCGAGCTCGCCCCCGAGGAGCGAAGCCTGACGAGGATCGCCCAGGCCATGGGTTACGCCAGGTCCACCGACGCCGGCCCCACCGCGCAGCGCCTCGACCTGACCCGCCGGATCATCCGGCGCGGCCGGCCCTACCGCTTCCGCCACCGAGCCATCGAGGCCTACCTGACTTCGCAGTGGCCCTGA
- a CDS encoding diaminopimelate dehydrogenase gives MIRVAINGYGNLGRGVEQAITRNADMETVVVLTRRDPSSLTTLGAPVAHLEDMAAWEDKVDVCLNCGGSATDLAEQGPQAAAHFNTVDSFDTHARIPEYFAAVDAAARQADHLALISTGWDPGLFSMLRVLGESVLPDGATTTFWGPGVSQGHSDALRRIDGVLDARQYTLPVPQTVEAVKAGDDVELTTRSMHRRDCYVVAAPGADRSRIEREIVEMPNYFADYDTSVTFISAEQMRAEHGGIPHGGTVIRRGRTSEGVSANVTFELQLGSNPEFTGSVLVATGRAVARMAARGERGARTVFDLTLADLSPRTPEELRATYL, from the coding sequence ATGATCAGGGTCGCCATCAACGGGTACGGCAACCTCGGGCGGGGCGTCGAGCAGGCGATCACGAGGAACGCGGACATGGAGACGGTCGTCGTGCTCACCCGCCGCGACCCCTCCTCCCTGACCACCCTCGGCGCGCCGGTCGCGCACCTCGAGGACATGGCCGCCTGGGAGGACAAGGTCGACGTCTGCCTCAACTGCGGAGGATCGGCGACCGACCTGGCCGAGCAGGGGCCGCAGGCCGCCGCCCACTTCAACACCGTCGACTCCTTCGACACCCACGCCCGGATCCCCGAGTACTTCGCCGCCGTCGACGCCGCAGCCAGACAGGCCGACCACCTCGCCCTCATCTCCACGGGCTGGGACCCCGGCCTGTTCTCCATGCTGCGGGTCCTCGGAGAGTCCGTCCTGCCCGACGGCGCGACGACGACCTTCTGGGGACCCGGCGTCTCCCAGGGGCACTCCGACGCCCTGCGCCGCATCGACGGCGTCCTCGACGCCCGCCAGTACACCCTGCCGGTGCCTCAGACCGTCGAGGCGGTCAAGGCCGGCGACGACGTCGAGCTGACCACCCGCTCGATGCACAGGCGCGACTGCTACGTCGTGGCCGCGCCGGGCGCCGACCGCTCCCGGATCGAGCGGGAGATCGTCGAGATGCCGAACTACTTCGCGGACTACGACACCTCGGTCACCTTCATCAGCGCCGAGCAGATGCGCGCCGAGCACGGCGGCATCCCGCACGGCGGCACGGTCATCCGCCGGGGCCGGACCTCCGAGGGCGTGAGCGCCAACGTCACCTTCGAGCTCCAGCTCGGCTCCAACCCCGAGTTCACCGGCTCTGTCCTGGTCGCCACCGGCCGGGCGGTCGCCAGGATGGCGGCGCGCGGCGAGCGCGGCGCTCGCACCGTCTTCGACCTCACGCTCGCGGACCTGTCGCCCAGGACCCCCGAGGAGCTCCGCGCGACCTACCTCTGA
- a CDS encoding AAA family ATPase, protein MHNTTSLTPAEMSEFLLNVAIVRPVFIWGPPGIGKSSLVEQFAHSVGVPCVSLLGSQLAPEDLMGVPQIKDGVTRFFPPAMIVRDEPYCLFLDELNACSQDVQKAFYSLIQDRRVGEYELPEGSIVIGAGNRAQDSAIVKPMSSALMNRMVHVHMRVSASQWLTWAADNGLHPLVIDYLSQRPDHLWSKPPRHEEPFSTPRSWHMVSDALYAFGDDARPEMVEAVAAGCLTPQHAAQFKAFGKLAADRHRLDAIIKGDARWPAEPEDRDLLYFLAQAFRARLLKTLPPEKSQTSPDTQALVHTSKAMLRDLARISLEMAQLVVADDGGQALPAWYMVEVVRDLPRLIERRPEKKQ, encoded by the coding sequence ATGCACAACACCACCTCACTGACCCCCGCCGAGATGAGCGAGTTCCTGCTCAACGTCGCCATCGTGCGCCCCGTGTTCATCTGGGGACCCCCGGGGATCGGCAAGTCCTCGCTGGTCGAGCAGTTCGCCCACAGCGTCGGCGTCCCCTGCGTCTCGCTGCTGGGCAGCCAGCTCGCGCCGGAGGACCTCATGGGCGTCCCCCAGATCAAGGACGGGGTGACCCGCTTCTTCCCACCGGCCATGATCGTGCGCGACGAGCCCTACTGCCTCTTCCTCGACGAGCTCAACGCGTGCTCCCAGGACGTCCAGAAGGCCTTCTACAGCCTTATCCAGGACCGGCGCGTCGGCGAGTACGAGCTGCCCGAGGGCTCGATCGTCATCGGTGCGGGCAACCGCGCCCAGGACTCGGCCATCGTCAAGCCCATGTCCTCGGCCCTCATGAACCGCATGGTCCACGTCCACATGCGGGTCTCGGCCAGCCAGTGGCTCACCTGGGCAGCCGACAACGGGCTGCACCCCCTCGTCATCGACTACCTCAGCCAGCGCCCCGACCACCTGTGGAGCAAGCCGCCGCGCCATGAGGAGCCCTTCTCCACCCCGCGCTCGTGGCACATGGTCTCCGACGCCCTCTACGCCTTCGGCGACGACGCCCGCCCCGAGATGGTCGAGGCCGTCGCCGCCGGCTGCCTGACCCCCCAGCACGCCGCCCAGTTCAAGGCCTTCGGCAAGCTCGCCGCCGACCGCCACCGCCTCGACGCCATCATCAAGGGCGACGCCCGCTGGCCCGCCGAGCCCGAGGACCGAGACCTGCTCTACTTCCTCGCCCAGGCCTTCCGCGCCCGGCTGCTCAAGACGCTGCCCCCGGAGAAGAGCCAGACGAGCCCCGACACCCAGGCCCTCGTCCACACCTCCAAGGCGATGCTGCGCGACCTGGCACGGATCAGCCTCGAGATGGCCCAGCTCGTCGTCGCCGACGACGGCGGCCAGGCCCTGCCCGCCTGGTACATGGTCGAGGTCGTGCGCGACCTGCCGCGCCTCATCGAGCGCCGCCCCGAGAAGAAGCAGTGA
- a CDS encoding vWA domain-containing protein — translation MTRSTARANPAARAYDTGLALLRTHPVFRGLVDNVHWIRRSPSPCPASGWLVLERTEAVYAHPKRLADPQQWAQVMARALLVHAMEMWRPDRGDWQAWSAACDVVTTRFVHGLKLGRAPEHMVLPGGLPIWDEERWYRQFCETGIPQWATLLSLAGPGHLTMEHPGQWRHVPVRHCESWSEEFAAGIAESVSRAVEVAAGLREGIDSTRATAPGPRLSLPVRRARDWFISSFPLLGSMVASFTVLEDAEVCRREEIAVAAVDEQMRTIYLNPTAGLSTHELRFVIAHEVLHVALRHDPRRLGRDPFLWNAACDFVVNDWLIQMEVGVAPSIGLLHDAELRGLSAEEVYDRLTLDIRRQRRLRTLAGRQGDILDRRIGPVEGTVFTDLDAFCREQLGKGLLLHQSQGRGLLPAGLLEEINAVLQPPIPWEVRLARWFDHHFPPVETHRSWARLSRRQSATPDIPRPHVAVDPSRREGRTFGVVLDTSGSMDRRTLALALGSIAGYAEAKEVPAVRVVCCDAAPYDLGYLPAGDIAARVQVQGRGGTVLQPGITLLENAEDFPADGPILVITDGACDVLSIRREHAFLMPRGCRLPFNPRGEVFEMG, via the coding sequence GTGACGCGCTCGACCGCCAGGGCCAACCCCGCGGCCCGCGCCTACGACACCGGCCTGGCGCTCCTGCGCACCCACCCCGTCTTCCGGGGCCTGGTCGACAACGTGCACTGGATCCGTCGCTCCCCCTCGCCGTGCCCGGCCAGCGGCTGGCTGGTGCTCGAGCGCACCGAGGCCGTGTACGCCCACCCCAAGCGCCTGGCCGATCCCCAGCAGTGGGCGCAGGTCATGGCCAGGGCCCTGCTCGTGCACGCCATGGAGATGTGGCGCCCCGACCGGGGGGACTGGCAGGCGTGGAGCGCGGCCTGCGACGTCGTGACCACCCGCTTCGTCCACGGCCTCAAGCTCGGGCGGGCCCCCGAGCACATGGTTCTGCCCGGCGGGCTGCCCATCTGGGACGAGGAGCGCTGGTACCGCCAGTTCTGCGAGACGGGGATCCCGCAGTGGGCCACCCTCCTGAGCCTGGCGGGACCGGGCCACCTCACGATGGAGCACCCCGGGCAGTGGCGGCACGTCCCGGTGCGCCACTGTGAGTCCTGGTCCGAGGAGTTCGCCGCAGGGATCGCCGAGTCGGTCAGCCGCGCCGTCGAGGTCGCCGCGGGACTGCGCGAGGGGATCGACTCCACCCGCGCCACCGCCCCCGGCCCGCGGCTCAGCCTGCCCGTCCGGCGGGCCCGGGACTGGTTCATCTCCAGCTTCCCCCTCCTGGGCTCGATGGTCGCCTCCTTCACGGTCCTCGAGGACGCCGAGGTGTGCCGTCGCGAGGAGATCGCCGTCGCCGCGGTCGACGAGCAGATGCGCACGATCTACCTCAACCCGACGGCCGGCCTGAGCACCCACGAGCTGCGCTTCGTCATCGCCCACGAGGTGCTGCACGTCGCGCTGCGGCACGACCCACGGCGCCTGGGACGCGACCCCTTCCTGTGGAACGCCGCCTGCGACTTCGTCGTCAACGACTGGCTCATCCAGATGGAGGTCGGGGTGGCGCCCTCCATCGGGCTCCTCCACGACGCCGAGCTGCGCGGGCTGTCGGCCGAGGAGGTCTACGACCGACTCACCCTCGACATCCGGCGCCAGCGCCGGCTGCGAACCCTGGCCGGCAGACAGGGCGACATCCTGGACCGGCGCATCGGCCCGGTCGAGGGGACCGTCTTCACCGACCTCGACGCGTTCTGCCGTGAGCAGCTGGGCAAGGGCCTGCTGCTCCACCAGTCCCAGGGCAGGGGCCTGCTCCCCGCGGGGCTCCTCGAGGAGATCAACGCCGTCCTCCAGCCACCGATCCCCTGGGAGGTCAGGCTGGCCCGCTGGTTCGACCACCACTTCCCTCCCGTCGAGACCCACCGCAGCTGGGCGCGCCTGAGCCGCCGGCAGTCGGCCACCCCCGACATCCCCCGCCCGCACGTCGCCGTCGACCCGAGCCGCCGTGAGGGGCGCACCTTCGGGGTCGTCCTGGACACCTCGGGCTCGATGGACCGGCGCACCCTGGCTCTCGCCCTGGGCTCGATCGCCGGGTACGCCGAGGCCAAGGAGGTCCCTGCGGTCAGGGTCGTGTGCTGCGACGCCGCCCCCTACGACCTGGGGTACCTCCCCGCGGGAGACATCGCGGCCCGGGTGCAGGTCCAGGGCCGCGGAGGCACCGTCCTCCAGCCCGGCATCACCCTGCTGGAGAACGCTGAGGACTTCCCCGCCGACGGGCCGATCCTCGTCATCACCGACGGCGCCTGCGACGTCCTGAGCATCCGCCGCGAGCACGCCTTCCTCATGCCACGAGGGTGCCGCCTGCCCTTCAACCCCCGCGGCGAGGTCTTCGAGATGGGCTGA
- a CDS encoding CAP domain-containing protein, translated as MRTTHVLATALLAVVPFAGASTAQAAPAAAQPAGQVAGTVLPAAVSAEGALYAETILARVNELRANLGLAPVTRYVELDTVAQEWSEQMVAQDVMAHRPDFSAAYPSGWSAASENVAMRQDALTGDIGGSLFEQWLNSPGHYANMTDPAANSIGIGIAYDASTGSWYATQNFATYSDSEAAGLTPTTTASTSVSTTSTSQTEQSTSAQDVATQAPTEVAQAVEPTTSPAAEAAAPASATGTPLAYAATSTASPAAAGAVGTAEGAAEHAVVASVAAAQTSTRPALPATGASLAAGALALLAVVAGVVVLRLRRRA; from the coding sequence ATGAGGACGACACACGTACTCGCGACCGCCCTGCTCGCCGTCGTGCCGTTTGCCGGCGCGTCGACGGCGCAGGCCGCCCCTGCTGCCGCCCAGCCGGCCGGCCAGGTGGCGGGCACCGTGCTGCCCGCCGCGGTGAGCGCCGAGGGTGCGCTGTACGCCGAGACGATCCTGGCCAGGGTCAACGAGCTGCGCGCGAACCTGGGGCTGGCCCCGGTCACCCGCTACGTCGAGCTCGACACCGTGGCCCAGGAGTGGTCCGAGCAGATGGTCGCGCAGGACGTCATGGCGCACCGCCCCGACTTCTCGGCCGCCTACCCCTCGGGTTGGAGCGCTGCCTCGGAGAACGTGGCCATGCGCCAGGACGCCCTGACCGGCGACATCGGAGGGAGCCTGTTCGAGCAGTGGCTCAACTCCCCGGGCCACTACGCGAACATGACCGACCCGGCGGCCAACTCCATCGGGATCGGCATCGCGTACGACGCCTCGACCGGATCGTGGTACGCGACCCAGAACTTCGCGACCTACTCCGACTCCGAGGCCGCGGGGCTGACTCCGACGACCACCGCCAGCACCTCGGTGTCGACGACAAGCACCTCCCAGACCGAGCAGTCCACCTCGGCCCAGGACGTCGCGACCCAGGCACCCACCGAGGTCGCCCAGGCCGTCGAGCCCACGACGAGCCCCGCCGCCGAGGCCGCCGCGCCCGCCTCGGCGACAGGGACCCCCCTGGCCTACGCCGCGACGAGCACGGCGAGCCCGGCCGCGGCCGGCGCGGTCGGCACCGCCGAGGGGGCGGCCGAGCACGCCGTCGTGGCCAGCGTGGCCGCCGCCCAGACCTCGACCCGCCCGGCCCTGCCCGCCACGGGCGCCAGCCTGGCGGCCGGAGCCCTCGCGCTCCTCGCCGTGGTCGCAGGCGTCGTCGTGCTGCGCCTGCGCCGTCGGGCCTGA